The Acidobacteriota bacterium sequence GGTTCCCTACACGCGCGCGGTCCGCCGGCGCGGCATGCGGTATTCCTCCTCGCGGCCCACGAGCGGCTCGAGGCGCTCGCCCTTGTAGAGCCACACCTTGACGCCGATGACGCCGTAGGTCGTCCGGGCCTGGCCGAAGCCGTAGTCGATGTTGGCGCGGAGCGTCTGGAGCGGAAGCTGCCCGTGCAGGTACCACTCGGAACGCGCGATCTCGGCGCCGTTCAGCCGGCCGCCCACCCGCACCTTGATGCCGCGTGCGCCGAACCGGAGCGCCGCCTCCACCGCCTTGCGCATCGCGCGGCGGAAGGCGACCCGCTTCTCTAGCTGCAGCGCCACGTTCTCCGCGATCAACTGCGCTTCGAGCTCCGGCTTCTGGATCTCCTGGATGTTGATGAAGACCTCGCGGTTGGTCCGCTTCTGGATCTCCGTCTTCAGCTTGTCGACCTCGGTGCCCTTCCGGCCGATGATGATGCCGGGACGCGACGTGTGAATGTCCAGCTTCAGCTTGTTCGCGGCCCGCTCGATCTCGATCTTCGAGACGCCGGCATGCGAGAAGCGCTGCTTCAGCTCGCGCTTCAGCGCAAGATCCTCGTGCAGCCACTTCGCGTAGTCGCGACCCGCGTACCAACGCGATTGCCACGTCTTGTTGAAGCCGAGCCGGAACCCGTACGGATGAACCTTCTGCCCCATATTCAGACTTCCTAGCTTTCCGTGTCCTTCTCGGTCGGAGCGGTCACCGCCGCCGTCGGCTTCACCGGCCGCTCCTCCACCATGATCGTCAGATGCGCGGTCCGTTTCTGAATGCGGAACGCGCGCCCCATCGGCTGCGGCCGGATCCGCTTGAGCGACGGCCCGCCGTCGGCATGGCACTCGCGCACGAACAGGCGATCCGGCTCGCCGGCTCCCTCCTGCTGCTGTGCGTTCGCGACCGCCGAACGGAGCACCTTCTCCACGTCCTTCGCGACGCCCTTGCTCGTATAGCGAAGCGTCGCCATCGCACGGTCGACGTCCAGTCCCCGGATGAGGTCAAGCACGAGGCGCGCCTTCTGCGGCGACGTCCGGACGTAGCGCGCGGTGGCGCGGCCGGAAATCACCGTCCCCCTCTCATCGACGCCGACTTCTCGCTCTTCGTGGGATGCCCCCGGAAGAGCCGCGTCGGCGCGAACTCACCGAACTTGTGACCCACCATGTTCTCGGTGACGTAAACCGGCACGAACTTCTTGCCGTTGTGTACCGCCACGGTGTGGCCCACCATCTCCGGAACGATCGTCGACCGGCGCGACCAGGTCTTGATCACCCGCTTCTCGCCCGCCCGATTCATCACCTCGATCTTCTCGAGGAGGGGAAGATCGACGAACGGTCCTTTCCTCAACGAACGGCTCATGTCTGGTCCCTGCCTACCGCTTCTTCTTGCGCGAAACGATGAACTTGTCGCTCGGCTTCTTCTTGCGGGTCTTGAATCCCTTCGCCGGCATGCCCCACGGGGATACCGGGTGCCGTCCGCCCGCCGCGTGGCCCTCGCCGCCACCGAGCGGATGGTCGACCGGATTCATCGAGTTGCCGCAGACATGCGGCCGGCGACCGCGCCAACGCTGCCGACCCGCCTTACCGATCCGGACATTCTCGTGCTGAACGTTCCCCACCTGGCCCACCGTGGCGCGACAGTCCGGCTGCACGAGGCGGGTTTCCCCCGACGGCAGGCGCAGGGTGACGTACTTGCCGTCCTTCGCCACCACCTGAACCGACGCGCCAGCGCTGCGAGCCATCTGCCCGCCCTTGCCCGGCCGCAACTCGACGTTGTGCACCTGGGTGCCGAGCGGGACGTTCTTGAGGGGCAACGCGTTGCCGGGGACGATGTCCACCTGGTCGCCCGAAACCACCGTGTCGCCCACCTTCACACCGAGCGGATGCAGGATGTAGCGTTTCTCGCCGTCCGTGTAGACGACCAGCGCGATACGGGCCGACCGGTTCGGGTCGTACTCGATCGTCGCGACGCGGCCCGCCACGCCCTGGTTGTCGCGCCCCACCTTGTCCCGCTTGAAGTCGATCACGCGATAGGTTCGCTTGTGGCCACCGCCCCGCCACCAGATCGTGATGGCGCCGGTGTTGTTTCTGCCACCCGACTTCTTCAGCGGACGCAGCAACGGCCGGTGCGGCTTCGTCGTCGTGATCTCGTCGAACGTCTGGACGCTCTGGAAGCGCCGTCCCGACGAGGTGGGCTTGTGCTTGCGAATCGCCATCGTCTGTATCTGTTTCCGTTCCCCGCCGCGCTATGCGCCCTCGAGGAACTCCGGCACCGGCTCGCCCGGCCGCAGCCGAACGTAAGCCTTCTTCCAGTCGGGCCGGCGACCGACGAACCGGCCCTGCCGCTTTTCCTTGCCGTGCGCAATCGCGGTCCGCACGCTGGCCACCTTCGAGCCCAGCAG is a genomic window containing:
- the rpsC gene encoding 30S ribosomal protein S3; translated protein: MGQKVHPYGFRLGFNKTWQSRWYAGRDYAKWLHEDLALKRELKQRFSHAGVSKIEIERAANKLKLDIHTSRPGIIIGRKGTEVDKLKTEIQKRTNREVFINIQEIQKPELEAQLIAENVALQLEKRVAFRRAMRKAVEAALRFGARGIKVRVGGRLNGAEIARSEWYLHGQLPLQTLRANIDYGFGQARTTYGVIGVKVWLYKGERLEPLVGREEEYRMPRRRTARV
- a CDS encoding 50S ribosomal protein L22; translation: MSGRATARYVRTSPQKARLVLDLIRGLDVDRAMATLRYTSKGVAKDVEKVLRSAVANAQQQEGAGEPDRLFVRECHADGGPSLKRIRPQPMGRAFRIQKRTAHLTIMVEERPVKPTAAVTAPTEKDTES
- the rpsS gene encoding 30S ribosomal protein S19 → MSRSLRKGPFVDLPLLEKIEVMNRAGEKRVIKTWSRRSTIVPEMVGHTVAVHNGKKFVPVYVTENMVGHKFGEFAPTRLFRGHPTKSEKSASMRGGR
- the rplB gene encoding 50S ribosomal protein L2; its protein translation is MAIRKHKPTSSGRRFQSVQTFDEITTTKPHRPLLRPLKKSGGRNNTGAITIWWRGGGHKRTYRVIDFKRDKVGRDNQGVAGRVATIEYDPNRSARIALVVYTDGEKRYILHPLGVKVGDTVVSGDQVDIVPGNALPLKNVPLGTQVHNVELRPGKGGQMARSAGASVQVVAKDGKYVTLRLPSGETRLVQPDCRATVGQVGNVQHENVRIGKAGRQRWRGRRPHVCGNSMNPVDHPLGGGEGHAAGGRHPVSPWGMPAKGFKTRKKKPSDKFIVSRKKKR
- a CDS encoding 50S ribosomal protein L23, which gives rise to MKRTDVIRRAIVTEKTTVLRETGSREAGQVLAFEVALGATKVDIRQAVEDLLGSKVASVRTAIAHGKEKRQGRFVGRRPDWKKAYVRLRPGEPVPEFLEGA